A genomic region of Paenibacillus sp. PL2-23 contains the following coding sequences:
- a CDS encoding alpha-glucosidase/alpha-galactosidase: MSTFKITFIGAGSIGFTRGLLRDLLSVPEFDAIEVAFTDINEQNLKMVTSLCQRDIEENGLAIRIQSTTDRREALKGAKYVICTIRVGGLEAFASDIDIPLKYGVDQCVGDTLCAGGIMYGQRGIAEMLNICKDIRAHAAQDALLLNYANPMAMLTWACNKYGGVRTIGLCHGVQGGHWQIAEAFGLKQEAVDIICAGINHQTWYVSIKHEGEDLTGKLLEAFENHPDFSRTEKVRIDMLRRFGYYSTESNGHLSEYVPWYRKRPQEIGDWIDLGSWINGETGGYLRVCTEGRNWFETDFPNWMKDPAMTYEEANRSHEHGSYIIEGLETGRLYRGHFNVVNAGVISNLPADAIIEAPGYVDRNGISMPIVGELPLGPAAVCSVSISVQRLAVEAAVRGDDQLLRQALMMDPLVGAVCNPKEIWQMVDEMLVAGEKWLPQYGEAIAAAKQRLNDGPLLPTRDYKGAARLAVKSVEEMQRDRDAANRNAGESDKGKERAKAVQTD, translated from the coding sequence ATGTCTACATTCAAAATAACGTTTATCGGCGCGGGATCCATTGGCTTCACCCGCGGGCTGCTGAGAGATTTGCTCTCTGTGCCCGAATTCGACGCCATCGAGGTAGCTTTCACAGACATTAACGAACAGAATCTGAAGATGGTCACCAGCCTCTGCCAACGGGATATCGAAGAGAATGGCCTTGCCATCCGTATTCAATCCACAACCGATCGAAGGGAAGCGCTGAAGGGCGCCAAATATGTGATTTGCACGATTCGGGTAGGAGGGCTGGAGGCGTTCGCTTCGGATATTGATATCCCGCTCAAATACGGCGTTGACCAATGTGTAGGCGATACGCTATGCGCAGGGGGCATCATGTATGGACAGCGCGGTATCGCTGAGATGCTGAATATTTGCAAGGATATTCGGGCGCATGCTGCGCAAGACGCGCTGCTTCTTAATTACGCGAACCCGATGGCGATGCTGACATGGGCTTGCAACAAGTATGGCGGCGTCCGCACGATTGGATTATGCCATGGCGTGCAGGGCGGTCACTGGCAAATCGCGGAAGCGTTCGGCCTGAAGCAGGAGGCTGTGGACATCATTTGTGCGGGCATCAACCATCAGACCTGGTATGTGTCCATCAAGCATGAAGGCGAGGATCTGACAGGCAAGCTGCTTGAGGCGTTCGAGAACCATCCCGATTTCAGCCGAACCGAGAAGGTTCGGATCGACATGCTGCGTCGCTTCGGCTATTACAGCACAGAATCCAACGGGCATCTGAGCGAATATGTGCCTTGGTACAGGAAGAGACCCCAGGAGATTGGCGATTGGATCGATCTGGGGTCTTGGATTAACGGCGAGACAGGCGGGTATTTGCGGGTATGCACGGAGGGGAGAAATTGGTTCGAGACGGATTTCCCCAACTGGATGAAGGACCCGGCAATGACGTACGAAGAGGCCAATCGGAGCCATGAGCATGGCTCGTATATTATCGAGGGACTGGAAACGGGACGCCTCTATCGGGGGCATTTCAACGTGGTGAATGCAGGGGTTATCTCCAACCTGCCGGCGGACGCGATTATTGAGGCGCCCGGCTACGTGGACCGGAACGGCATCTCCATGCCCATCGTCGGGGAGCTTCCGCTTGGACCGGCTGCGGTATGCAGCGTCAGCATTTCGGTACAGCGTCTCGCGGTAGAGGCTGCCGTTCGCGGCGATGATCAGCTATTGCGGCAAGCGTTGATGATGGATCCGCTTGTAGGCGCCGTCTGCAACCCGAAGGAAATTTGGCAAATGGTCGACGAAATGCTTGTCGCGGGTGAGAAGTGGCTGCCTCAATACGGGGAGGCAATCGCTGCGGCGAAGCAGCGCCTGAACGACGGGCCGCTGCTCCCTACCCGCGACTACAAGGGAGCAGCCCGTCTGGCGGTCAAGTCGGTGGAGGAGATGCAGCGGGATCGCGACGCCGCGAACCGCAACGCCGGCGAGTCCGACAAGGGCAAGGAACGAGCTAAGGCAGTCCAGACGGATTAA
- a CDS encoding AraC family transcriptional regulator, with amino-acid sequence MGRTGLFNRLWLEGDKHPCFAAYYYKQWVEFAMGFHTHESVEIMYVISGECRVELALDGSHADMTLRRGEFIILDATVPHRLLVGEFGPCRMLNVEFGMEERRTAFPSLRALAGEDPLVCELAKETAPYLVLRDTDELYPLLKSLVLELDVKDNRRETRIELLFAQLLVTIGYIRSEALRMEDRPSERYVKQAIQFIHHNYDRDIQVKDIASAVNLHPGYLHRVFRAGTGRTITVYLTELRVEKAKMLLRQTDIPAADICEYVGVGSRAYFHALFKKSTGQTPNEYRSSCQAHIHGDDF; translated from the coding sequence ATGGGACGCACAGGACTGTTCAATCGTTTATGGCTGGAGGGCGACAAGCATCCTTGCTTCGCAGCGTATTATTACAAGCAATGGGTTGAATTTGCGATGGGCTTCCACACGCATGAATCCGTTGAGATTATGTACGTCATATCAGGCGAATGCAGAGTTGAGCTTGCTCTTGATGGATCCCATGCCGATATGACGCTAAGGCGCGGGGAGTTTATTATTCTGGATGCCACTGTTCCGCATCGGCTGCTGGTTGGTGAATTCGGTCCCTGCCGTATGCTGAATGTCGAATTTGGCATGGAGGAGCGTCGAACGGCGTTTCCTTCGCTGCGCGCGCTTGCGGGAGAAGATCCGCTTGTCTGTGAGCTGGCGAAGGAGACTGCTCCTTATCTCGTGCTGCGTGACACAGACGAGCTGTATCCGCTGCTGAAAAGTCTGGTTCTGGAGCTCGACGTGAAGGATAACCGCAGGGAAACGAGAATTGAGCTGCTGTTCGCTCAGCTGCTTGTGACGATTGGATATATTCGCAGCGAGGCGCTGCGTATGGAAGACAGACCGTCCGAACGGTATGTGAAGCAGGCCATCCAGTTCATACATCATAATTATGACAGGGATATTCAGGTTAAGGATATCGCCTCCGCTGTCAATCTGCACCCTGGTTATCTGCATCGCGTCTTCAGGGCGGGTACCGGCAGGACGATTACGGTATATCTGACGGAGCTGCGCGTGGAGAAAGCGAAGATGCTTCTGAGGCAGACGGACATTCCAGCAGCGGATATATGTGAATATGTCGGGGTTGGCAGCCGCGCGTATTTCCATGCCTTGTTCAAAAAAAGCACCGGACAAACGCCAAACGAATATCGAAGCTCCTGCCAAGCGCATATTCATGGTGACGATTTCTGA
- a CDS encoding MarR family transcriptional regulator: MVSMNEDRLELMKSLDESFREVRRLILAEWNRVNAHGLGMTHGRMLIVLSENGPLKATQLAEALFITGGGVTGIADRLIELGYVTRKRSEQDRRSVLLALTDDGRAMVHTMLDLREKVMLKLFRGMSSEDMCKAIELFGQMSRNMECDEE; the protein is encoded by the coding sequence ATGGTGTCCATGAACGAAGACAGATTGGAATTAATGAAGTCGCTCGATGAATCGTTTCGCGAGGTTCGCAGGCTCATATTGGCGGAGTGGAACAGGGTGAATGCACATGGGCTGGGTATGACACACGGCAGGATGCTAATTGTGCTGTCGGAGAATGGCCCGCTCAAGGCGACCCAGCTCGCCGAAGCCCTGTTCATTACGGGCGGAGGCGTGACGGGAATCGCGGACCGATTGATTGAGCTGGGTTATGTGACGAGAAAGCGCAGCGAACAGGATCGCAGGTCCGTTCTTCTTGCACTGACCGACGATGGACGAGCGATGGTGCATACGATGCTGGATTTAAGAGAGAAGGTTATGCTGAAGCTGTTTCGCGGCATGAGCTCAGAGGATATGTGCAAGGCGATCGAGCTGTTCGGACAGATGAGCCGCAATATGGAGTGCGACGAGGAGTAG
- the ureA gene encoding urease subunit gamma — MALTETEKEALLLIIAADLAKRRLRRGVKLNDQECIALITAAIREGASVGMKPSELIELGRGLLHRDQVLGGTAESLREVKVEVAFPEGIRLVTIPYPITG, encoded by the coding sequence GTGGCTTTAACTGAAACCGAGAAGGAGGCGCTGCTCCTCATCATTGCGGCGGATTTGGCCAAACGAAGGCTGAGGCGCGGAGTGAAGCTCAATGATCAAGAATGTATTGCGCTGATTACAGCGGCAATCCGAGAAGGAGCAAGCGTCGGTATGAAGCCCTCCGAATTGATCGAGCTTGGAAGAGGGCTTCTGCACAGGGATCAAGTGCTTGGCGGGACAGCCGAAAGCCTGCGTGAGGTGAAGGTTGAAGTGGCATTCCCGGAAGGGATTAGGCTTGTCACAATTCCGTATCCCATTACAGGTTAA
- a CDS encoding HAMP domain-containing sensor histidine kinase, with translation MATKLKDNLVSRLVFRSLLNLVISVVAALILLAILFVVTLFLATNVSFFYFLIDIGNFVVEVLPGGLGLWFIGLVLFLGCFMLLQWLLFSSLGKINGTVKQMAEGRLELNHRVVVRSGSSFAMLAGNVNRFTERLHRALEEERRAEQAKNELITNVSHDLRTPLTSVVGYLGLIEQDRYRDEVELRHYIAIAYEKSQHLHTLIDDLFEYTRMRHDTVALHLAPINLVEMLGQLLVQYHMPLQQAGMNGELHAEEKHVTVRADAPKLARVFENLISNAMAYGKDGKRIEVSVSIVQKKAVVEVVNYGEPISAIDLPHIFDRFYRADKSRTRWSGGSGLGLAICKSIVEKHGGSIEADSSSERTVFRVALPLFEQR, from the coding sequence TTGGCTACAAAATTGAAGGATAATCTGGTATCCAGACTCGTATTCCGGTCACTTCTGAATCTTGTGATCAGCGTTGTTGCTGCATTGATTCTCCTGGCGATCTTATTCGTGGTGACGCTATTCCTGGCCACCAATGTTAGTTTTTTTTATTTCTTAATAGATATCGGCAATTTTGTTGTGGAAGTGCTGCCGGGCGGACTTGGACTGTGGTTCATCGGTCTGGTGCTGTTCTTGGGCTGCTTCATGCTGCTTCAGTGGCTCCTGTTCAGCTCGCTGGGCAAAATAAATGGCACCGTAAAGCAAATGGCCGAGGGGCGGCTAGAGCTGAATCATCGAGTTGTTGTCAGGAGCGGCAGCTCATTCGCTATGCTTGCGGGCAATGTCAACCGCTTCACGGAGCGTCTGCATCGAGCGCTTGAAGAGGAACGAAGAGCGGAGCAGGCCAAAAATGAATTGATTACGAATGTGTCCCATGATCTGAGAACGCCGCTGACCTCCGTCGTCGGCTATCTGGGACTCATCGAGCAGGATCGATACCGGGACGAGGTAGAGCTGCGTCATTATATAGCTATCGCTTATGAGAAGTCTCAGCATCTGCATACGCTAATCGATGATTTGTTCGAATATACGAGAATGCGCCACGATACCGTCGCCTTGCATTTGGCCCCCATTAATCTGGTCGAAATGCTGGGACAGCTGCTCGTGCAATACCATATGCCGCTCCAGCAGGCGGGGATGAACGGCGAGCTTCATGCCGAAGAGAAGCACGTGACGGTTCGAGCGGATGCCCCTAAGCTGGCGCGAGTGTTCGAAAACCTGATATCGAATGCCATGGCGTATGGCAAGGATGGCAAGCGAATCGAAGTAAGTGTGTCCATTGTGCAGAAAAAAGCGGTCGTCGAGGTGGTTAACTATGGGGAGCCGATCTCGGCGATCGACCTGCCTCATATCTTCGATCGATTCTATCGTGCCGATAAGTCGAGGACGAGATGGTCGGGTGGGTCGGGTCTTGGCCTTGCCATATGCAAGAGCATTGTGGAGAAGCACGGCGGTTCCATCGAAGCGGACAGCAGCTCGGAGCGAACGGTGTTCCGGGTGGCTCTGCCGCTTTTTGAACAACGCTAG
- a CDS encoding response regulator transcription factor: MERRVLIVDDEREIAELIEIYLRNEGFQTEVVLDGEAAIAAFECQQADLVILDIMMPKLDGLEVCRRLRKEHHVPILMLSAKTGDMDKIMGLMTGADDYMAKPFNPLELLARVRSLLRRSYQYSKPSDHNGGAASGEGRELRLGPLRIDKLSHSADVDGRPLHLTSTEFGILYLLAGQPGRVFSAEDIFQQVWKEKYFESNNTVMVHISKLRDKLEKELGEKLIVTVWGVGYKIEG; encoded by the coding sequence GTGGAACGACGAGTGTTAATCGTGGACGATGAGCGGGAAATTGCGGAGCTGATTGAAATTTATTTGAGAAACGAAGGCTTTCAGACAGAGGTGGTTCTGGACGGTGAAGCGGCCATTGCCGCTTTCGAGTGCCAGCAAGCCGATCTGGTCATTCTCGATATTATGATGCCCAAGCTGGATGGTCTGGAGGTATGCCGGAGGCTGAGGAAGGAGCATCATGTGCCGATTTTGATGCTTAGCGCGAAGACAGGCGATATGGACAAGATCATGGGGCTGATGACTGGCGCGGATGATTATATGGCGAAGCCGTTCAATCCGCTGGAGCTGCTCGCCCGCGTTCGCTCCCTGCTGCGACGTTCCTACCAATACAGCAAGCCTTCGGACCACAATGGCGGAGCCGCTTCGGGAGAAGGCAGGGAGCTGCGGCTCGGTCCGCTGAGGATCGACAAGCTTAGCCATTCCGCAGACGTCGATGGCCGTCCGCTGCATCTGACCTCTACGGAGTTCGGCATTCTGTATCTGCTGGCGGGCCAGCCGGGTAGGGTATTCAGCGCGGAGGATATCTTCCAGCAGGTATGGAAGGAGAAGTACTTCGAATCCAACAATACGGTGATGGTGCATATCAGCAAGCTCCGGGACAAGCTGGAGAAGGAGCTTGGCGAGAAGCTGATTGTTACCGTCTGGGGGGTTGGCTACAAAATTGAAGGATAA
- the ilvD gene encoding dihydroxy-acid dehydratase, translating to MAAQRMRSDMIKKGFDRAPHRSLLRAAGVKDEDFGKPFIAVCNSYIDIVPGHVHLQEFGKLVKEAIREAGGVPFEFNTIGVDDGIAMGHIGMRYSLASREIIADSVETVVNAHWFDGMVCIPNCDKITPGMMLGALRVNIPTVMVSGGPMKAGKTSDGRSISLSSVFEGVGAHQAGKINDEQLLELEQYGCPTCGSCSGMFTANSMNCLAEAMGLAMPGNGTILAVSPERKEFVKQSARQLMKLIELNLKPRDIVTKEAIDNMFAVDMAMGGSTNTVLHTLAIAHEAGIEYPIERINEVAERVPHLAKIAPASDWHIEDVHNAGGVSAVLNELLKKEGALHGDCITVTGKTLRENVEGCEIQNYDVIRPIDNPHTERGGLAVLFGNLAPNGAIIKTGAVDKSVGGYHKGPAICFDSQDEALAGIAGGKIKEGHVVIIRYEGPKGGPGMPEMLAPTSQIVGMGLGAKVALITDGRFSGASRGISIGHASPEAAEGGPIAFVQDGDIVEIDMNNRTMNLLISDEEFEQRRAAWPGFELKIKRGYLARYAHLVTSASTGGVMKM from the coding sequence ATGGCTGCCCAAAGAATGCGTTCAGACATGATCAAAAAAGGCTTCGACCGCGCGCCGCACCGCAGCTTGCTTCGCGCAGCTGGCGTTAAGGACGAGGATTTCGGCAAACCGTTTATCGCGGTCTGCAACTCTTATATTGATATCGTTCCAGGCCACGTGCATTTGCAGGAATTCGGCAAGCTCGTGAAGGAAGCGATCCGCGAAGCCGGCGGCGTTCCATTCGAATTCAACACAATCGGCGTCGACGACGGCATCGCGATGGGACATATCGGCATGCGTTACTCGCTCGCGAGCCGTGAGATTATCGCGGATTCCGTCGAAACGGTCGTGAATGCTCACTGGTTCGACGGCATGGTCTGCATCCCGAACTGCGACAAGATTACGCCAGGCATGATGCTCGGCGCTCTTCGCGTCAATATCCCGACCGTTATGGTCAGCGGCGGCCCGATGAAGGCCGGCAAAACCTCCGATGGCCGCTCCATCTCCCTCTCCAGTGTATTCGAGGGCGTAGGCGCGCACCAAGCGGGCAAAATCAATGACGAGCAGCTGCTTGAACTTGAGCAATACGGCTGTCCGACTTGCGGCTCCTGCTCCGGCATGTTCACGGCTAACTCCATGAACTGCCTTGCGGAAGCGATGGGTCTTGCGATGCCGGGCAACGGCACCATTCTGGCTGTATCGCCGGAGCGTAAAGAATTTGTTAAGCAATCCGCTCGCCAGCTGATGAAGCTGATTGAGCTTAACCTGAAGCCGCGCGACATTGTCACAAAGGAAGCGATCGACAACATGTTTGCGGTCGACATGGCAATGGGCGGCTCCACGAATACCGTTCTTCATACGCTGGCAATCGCGCACGAGGCTGGCATCGAATACCCGATCGAGCGCATCAACGAAGTTGCCGAGCGTGTACCGCATTTGGCTAAGATCGCTCCTGCTTCCGACTGGCACATCGAGGACGTTCATAATGCCGGCGGCGTAAGCGCCGTGCTGAACGAGCTGCTGAAGAAGGAAGGCGCACTACACGGCGATTGTATAACCGTAACCGGCAAGACCCTCCGCGAGAACGTGGAAGGCTGCGAAATCCAGAATTACGACGTTATTCGCCCTATCGACAATCCGCATACGGAACGCGGCGGCCTAGCTGTCCTCTTCGGCAATCTGGCACCTAACGGCGCGATTATCAAGACGGGCGCTGTCGACAAATCCGTTGGCGGCTATCACAAGGGTCCAGCGATTTGCTTCGACTCCCAGGACGAGGCGCTTGCAGGCATCGCCGGCGGCAAAATCAAGGAAGGCCATGTCGTCATTATCCGTTATGAGGGACCAAAGGGCGGACCGGGCATGCCGGAGATGCTGGCTCCAACATCCCAGATCGTGGGTATGGGCCTTGGCGCCAAGGTTGCACTCATCACAGACGGACGCTTCTCCGGCGCTTCTCGCGGCATCAGCATCGGCCACGCTTCGCCAGAAGCGGCTGAAGGCGGGCCAATTGCCTTCGTACAGGACGGAGATATCGTCGAGATCGATATGAACAACCGCACGATGAACCTGCTGATCAGCGACGAAGAGTTCGAGCAGCGCCGCGCCGCATGGCCGGGCTTCGAGCTGAAGATCAAGCGCGGTTATCTTGCGCGTTATGCTCATCTGGTTACCTCCGCCAGCACCGGCGGCGTTATGAAGATGTAG
- a CDS encoding polysaccharide deacetylase family protein, whose protein sequence is MENLLLWGFYVMTFYAFLPGVISRTFGFRVFKKGRVLKEIALTFDDGPDPVYTPQLLDLLARHGAKATFFVVGSHAEGQEELLRRMKREGHTIGIHNYVHKSNWLMRPRTVRRQIERTNAIIEQATGEKAVYYRPPWGIINLFDYSNLGYLHIILWSAMFGDWREKVGVERLTRRMLKKMRPGEVVLLHDCGNTLGADRDAPRNMLIALETYMAQAASKGFRFVGIDEMMKLTDAYKATHRSLFKRGMISLWLMWEAAFHVLFRLKKVGDDDVPAFHYRVTTYTGENVQLSTGGSVEKGDKIAELHFDNRMLSGIAAESKSPIATGIRMLREVERALPHLADQLVSDPEAQHIKAVYGVTMVHRGADRLGFEIFHMREGIFAKTTRVYLKLLLKVLTNTKQYSKGRSNKDRSDAISPRMLLMPVQKLLTYATVQTRMVKDEVERVAENVDRVLGGAADETTMGSKTTAF, encoded by the coding sequence ATGGAAAACTTGCTATTATGGGGATTTTATGTAATGACGTTCTACGCGTTTCTCCCAGGCGTCATTAGCCGAACATTCGGCTTTCGAGTGTTCAAGAAAGGACGCGTTCTTAAGGAAATTGCCTTAACGTTTGACGATGGACCCGATCCGGTCTACACGCCGCAGTTGCTTGATTTGCTGGCACGCCATGGAGCCAAGGCTACGTTTTTTGTTGTGGGTTCGCATGCGGAGGGTCAGGAGGAGCTGCTTCGCCGCATGAAGAGGGAAGGACATACCATCGGCATTCATAATTATGTCCACAAATCGAATTGGCTTATGCGTCCCCGAACGGTCAGACGCCAGATCGAGCGGACCAACGCCATTATTGAGCAGGCGACGGGCGAGAAGGCCGTGTACTACAGACCGCCATGGGGCATCATTAATCTGTTCGATTATTCCAATCTTGGTTACTTGCATATCATCCTGTGGTCCGCCATGTTCGGCGACTGGCGCGAGAAGGTGGGCGTGGAGCGGCTTACTCGCCGCATGCTGAAGAAGATGAGGCCAGGCGAGGTTGTGCTGCTGCATGATTGCGGCAATACGCTGGGTGCCGATCGGGACGCCCCTCGCAATATGCTGATCGCGCTGGAGACGTACATGGCTCAAGCGGCCAGCAAGGGCTTCAGGTTCGTCGGCATCGACGAGATGATGAAGCTGACAGACGCCTACAAGGCGACTCATCGCTCCTTATTCAAGCGTGGTATGATTTCCTTATGGCTCATGTGGGAAGCTGCCTTCCATGTCTTGTTCCGCTTGAAGAAGGTGGGTGACGATGACGTGCCGGCGTTTCATTATCGCGTGACGACCTATACGGGTGAAAATGTGCAGCTGTCGACAGGTGGAAGCGTGGAGAAGGGCGACAAGATTGCGGAGCTCCACTTCGACAACCGGATGCTGTCCGGTATTGCTGCAGAATCGAAGTCGCCGATCGCAACGGGTATCCGGATGCTGCGAGAGGTGGAGAGGGCACTGCCCCATCTTGCGGACCAGCTCGTCAGCGATCCCGAGGCACAGCATATTAAGGCGGTGTATGGCGTAACAATGGTGCATCGCGGCGCAGACCGGCTGGGCTTCGAAATCTTCCACATGCGTGAGGGGATATTCGCCAAGACGACACGCGTCTACCTGAAGCTGCTGCTGAAGGTGCTGACGAATACGAAGCAATATAGTAAGGGCCGCAGCAACAAAGACCGGAGCGACGCTATATCGCCGCGGATGCTGCTTATGCCGGTTCAGAAGCTGCTCACCTATGCGACTGTTCAAACTCGGATGGTGAAGGATGAGGTTGAGCGAGTGGCCGAGAATGTTGATCGTGTACTCGGCGGAGCTGCGGACGAAACTACGATGGGATCGAAGACGACTGCGTTTTGA
- the ytvI gene encoding sporulation integral membrane protein YtvI, whose translation MLPFYKKYWRTAFDIALIVLTVYLIMFAFSYVYRIATPIFFAFVIFICIEPLAKLLNKWGIKKSIASGISVITFTLVILGAFSGAAVLIKNQGEALIDKFPTYQRVFAEQVGNLTAELETQLDRLPSDMNLSEEAENLIAGATANVQSWAKGFLTWLIGSVSSFSSFLFNFVLGIILAYFLSIEIKTWKQTASEKTPRTFKTAFFFLRDNVFRGIGSYLKAQLKMITITFVVILIALILLRVENAFVIAVVAAIFDVLPLLGVSTLFIPWIIYLFIVGKVSLAIWLSALLLVVIVTRQILEPKITGDSLGVSAFTMLAFMIISLSLFGVAGVILSPILVILLKSLYDQGYFHRWIRPPAGEYDAPAKEQDNELSHP comes from the coding sequence TTGCTGCCATTTTACAAAAAATATTGGAGAACCGCGTTCGACATCGCCCTCATCGTATTAACCGTGTATCTCATCATGTTTGCGTTCAGCTATGTGTACCGAATCGCAACACCCATCTTCTTCGCCTTTGTCATATTTATATGCATCGAGCCGTTAGCAAAGCTTCTGAATAAATGGGGCATCAAAAAATCAATCGCCTCCGGCATATCCGTCATTACATTCACCTTGGTTATTCTAGGCGCCTTCTCAGGCGCGGCCGTGCTGATCAAAAATCAAGGCGAAGCGCTGATCGATAAATTCCCTACCTACCAGAGGGTGTTCGCCGAGCAGGTCGGGAACCTGACCGCCGAATTAGAGACGCAGCTGGATCGTCTGCCCAGCGACATGAATCTGTCCGAGGAAGCGGAGAACCTGATTGCTGGCGCCACGGCCAATGTGCAAAGCTGGGCCAAAGGCTTCCTAACCTGGCTGATCGGATCGGTCTCCTCGTTCTCCAGCTTCCTGTTCAACTTTGTGCTCGGCATCATATTAGCTTATTTTCTCAGCATCGAAATCAAAACCTGGAAGCAGACGGCCTCAGAGAAGACGCCGCGCACATTCAAAACGGCTTTTTTCTTCCTTCGCGATAATGTATTCCGTGGCATCGGCTCCTACTTAAAGGCGCAGCTCAAAATGATCACGATCACCTTTGTTGTCATTCTGATTGCGTTAATCCTGCTTAGAGTCGAAAATGCCTTCGTTATCGCCGTTGTTGCCGCCATATTCGATGTGCTGCCGCTTCTAGGCGTCAGCACCTTGTTTATCCCCTGGATTATTTATTTATTTATTGTGGGCAAGGTGTCACTCGCCATATGGCTCTCCGCCCTGCTGCTTGTTGTTATTGTGACGAGGCAAATTCTGGAGCCCAAAATTACCGGAGACTCGCTTGGGGTATCCGCCTTTACCATGCTTGCCTTTATGATTATATCGCTTTCGCTGTTCGGCGTAGCAGGCGTCATTCTTTCGCCGATTCTGGTCATTCTTCTCAAGTCGCTGTATGACCAAGGCTACTTCCATCGCTGGATCAGGCCCCCTGCAGGGGAATATGACGCGCCTGCCAAGGAGCAGGACAACGAGCTGTCACATCCATAG